The sequence TCGTTAATTACCATAGTCGGCACGCAAAAGACGTGACAAAAGTGGGTACGGCTTGCGTGATCTTTGGTGATGTAGGCAAAGTGTGTGAGGTCATCAGCGTCCTGACAAGCGCAATGGATATTGCGAATCTCGTGCTCGCAAATTGGTTCCTATTAAAggtaaaagacgatttttaaatatctctctGTTAATTGTTGAGCAATGCGACTTCGTTCACTTATTACACGatctaatatttatatttaagagGTTTTTCTTCTTACATTGTTCTGTGCGTTCAGGAAGCGAACGCCGCGGTAGGAAATAGCCAAGCTAATATCGGGAATGACCCTCGGATCTCGGCACGTCTTCTTCAATTTTTGTATCGACTTTTTCGTCGATTCTGTCCCTCTCAGCTCCTTAACTACGGTGGATCCCAAGtactgttgaaattaaaaaattaaaatacttataatCTCTTATAGTACAGTAGCagtattttggaattaaaagttGACTTACATTGGCGACATACGTGACGCAGCCGGTGACTAGATCCTTGGGGTGATGTCTCCATTGTGTTTTAAGAGTGGATGGGACGCCAAAAAGAAGTTCAGAGGGTGCTCTGATTTCGAGTTGTTCAGGAGCAGAAATTGCTCCGTTATGGGAACTTGGCCGTTTAGGAGGCTGAGGAGCTGGTCTGTTCTTCCTATGCCTCAAGGTTCCAGTGTTCGTTGAATTCGTACCAGTTACCTTCACGTTTCCATCCCCCTGTGGAGCTTCTGGCAATTTTTCTCGAATTTCCTCCTTTAGCTGCTGGATGTTCGTTTTCTAGGCAAAAAAAAAAGTAGGACGAGccccttttaaaaatattcatcaaaagCTTCATTGTAGTTCCctattcaaataagctggagctAGATGACTCGAAAAGATGAAAAACAACATCTGATTACCATATAAATAGCAAGTGTTAAACTATTTGGGCTTACTCAAGCCATTAAAATATCGATTCTTAATAGAACCTCTGTACACCTGTCTGTTCATTGCTACAAAATAAACTAGAAAACAGTATTTTATGTAAAGAAATGTGGCCGGTTAAGTAAGCGactatttgattattattatttgtttttctttttttaaagcgtCGAGCGTGATCCGATCACGAGGTCATCTGACTATGAAATACTTTCGAGAAATCACAGTGTcggttaaaatatttggaaaagttTTAGAAGGTCCAGCAACGAATAACCATTTTTATTGCTTCGGGAACACAACATGACAGAAAAAATTAGTtactatagaaatttttttgtcgatAGAAAGAATCCGAAGGTGATAACGATCAGAGTTGTAATTTCAGAGAGAATCAGTTGTCTCGAAAGTAGGAGGGTGGAGTCGAAGGGTGATTCTGTTAGTAGCTGCCTGGCAAGAGGTGTTTCACCGACAACAATGCTTTTCAAGGGTGCCAGACTGAAACTCACACGTCCTTCTATCCATTAAATCCTTCTCCAGCCGTTCGATCGATTCAACTCTTTCCCATTCGACCTCATCCGGCATATAATGTAAATATCTCGGCTAATTGGAGTCTCGCTATTGTCCAATTGCAACACTTCACGGGGCTTCTCGCTCTTTTCAATCGCGCCATTCGTGTGGTaaatgataatttatctttttattttgtcaCCCGTATCGCTTTCAAAGCAAACGAGATCTGTAATTGGAAAGTTGAATTGACGTAATTACTCACAATTACGGAGAGCAGGTGATCCTCTTAGAACAGGAggattttttggtaataaaattagttttccatAAAGTGtcgttaaatttttgaagatatttagtAGTTACCAGAGTGTTGAGATCCTTGTTGAGGTCCTCTAAGTTGGCTCCGTTTCCATTTCGCACTTGGGTCCTCAGACTATGTCCGCTCACCGATGCGAGAATCCTCTTCCGGTGCGCGggtttttgaatttctaaaacagCTGCCAATTCAACCTCCCAGACCCGCCGGACACGATCCATGTCTGTGTATAGGTGCTTTTTGAAAGTATCGGCGTAACTATCCAGGTGGATACCCTTCAACCAATCCTCTACCGATTGACCATGGAGGGTCACTCGTTTCTCAACGCGATTGTGCAGTAGACTTGTAGCATCCATTATCACAGCCATTTCCTGGTCACTCGATATGCCCATGTCCTTCAAATCCGCTTCATCCAAAACTCCATTCTAGGAAAAAAATAGGTATATTATGCAGTTTTCTTTGCATATCTATTGCTGATGACGTGTATTTATATTGATTTGCCGACAAATAAATAACTGCtgtgtacaatttcaaaattacttaCTATAAATTCTAGATCGTCAAATCCATAATTAACGAAAAGAGATTCATAATCAGCTAAGCCCAAACTGGACAACCATTGACCAACTGATGTCGAAACGATCGGACTGCTGCTGGTGTCGGAACTCAgacctaaaaaaatatatgtgtccAGATTTTGCGACACAGATNNNNNNNNNNNNNNNNNNNNNNNNNNNNNNNNNNNNNNNNNNNNNNNNNNNNNNNNNNNNNNNNNNNNNNNNNNNNNNNNNNNNNNNNNNNNNNNNNNNNTGTATGTGTGTGTATAGCATAAAATATATCAACTTCTTCAcgaaatgaaatggaaaatttgtgaacgaaagaaaggagctaataaaaaatgttatcaacaaCTAATAGGGTAAAACTATTTATCCATATTTACGCTGGATAAATCCTACCCtcccaagtaaaaatgcttcgacttgagttcgacttggttatgtcttgagttcgtctccaagacatcgatatctggctgcgtctcaaaactggtcgacacataggccttcgtcttacttttatggccccGACagataaaacggcgtttacttgtcttaagtcgagccttttcttggctaagacgacgtttacttgactcaagacgagccttgtcttggctgagatcatcgaaccttttttggctcataaatcagattaaaattaat comes from Belonocnema kinseyi isolate 2016_QV_RU_SX_M_011 chromosome 5, B_treatae_v1, whole genome shotgun sequence and encodes:
- the LOC117172375 gene encoding ankyrin repeat and SAM domain-containing protein 1A-like isoform X2, producing the protein MGTGSDGGSERLDDGEISFRMTDRDRERDDKSLSIMSPFDEQEEWAKISEIMASFGTGLVRESVFVSELEKEFQTRLGLSSDTSSSPIVSTSVGQWLSSLGLADYESLFVNYGFDDLEFINGVLDEADLKDMGISSDQEMAVIMDATSLLHNRVEKRVTLHGQSVEDWLKGIHLDSYADTFKKHLYTDMDRVRRVWEVELAAVLEIQKPAHRKRILASVSGHSLRTQVRNGNGANLEDLNKDLNTLKTNIQQLKEEIREKLPEAPQGDGNVKVTGTNSTNTGTLRHRKNRPAPQPPKRPSSHNGAISAPEQLEIRAPSELLFGVPSTLKTQWRHHPKDLVTGCVTYVANYLGSTVVKELRGTESTKKSIQKLKKTCRDPRVIPDISLAISYRGVRFLNAQNNEPICEHEIRNIHCACQDADDLTHFAYITKDHASRTHFCHVFCVPTMDQATEVILTLGQAFEVAYQMALRDKLGSHAIRSHSANQLTSLVSSNVMNVNSSNSSERNQFLENNSSHNGNQNSVNANNSKPKPRSKSIPNPTLTSTLVPVSTANSNSNFKSHTNHREVSPNSNFTSSSTSKTNSSATKLLASHGRSHSVNDIKINGNQLKLAPMPVDDIVIGVKDMKAGSRAPIALSEEL
- the LOC117172375 gene encoding ankyrin repeat and SAM domain-containing protein 1A-like isoform X1 translates to MNERDDAMRLLKGSVSTDRPRTLRRLRNVYAPTACGMGTGSDGGSERLDDGEISFRMTDRDRERDDKSLSIMSPFDEQEEWAKISEIMASFGTGLVRESVFVSELEKEFQTRLGLSSDTSSSPIVSTSVGQWLSSLGLADYESLFVNYGFDDLEFINGVLDEADLKDMGISSDQEMAVIMDATSLLHNRVEKRVTLHGQSVEDWLKGIHLDSYADTFKKHLYTDMDRVRRVWEVELAAVLEIQKPAHRKRILASVSGHSLRTQVRNGNGANLEDLNKDLNTLKTNIQQLKEEIREKLPEAPQGDGNVKVTGTNSTNTGTLRHRKNRPAPQPPKRPSSHNGAISAPEQLEIRAPSELLFGVPSTLKTQWRHHPKDLVTGCVTYVANYLGSTVVKELRGTESTKKSIQKLKKTCRDPRVIPDISLAISYRGVRFLNAQNNEPICEHEIRNIHCACQDADDLTHFAYITKDHASRTHFCHVFCVPTMDQATEVILTLGQAFEVAYQMALRDKLGSHAIRSHSANQLTSLVSSNVMNVNSSNSSERNQFLENNSSHNGNQNSVNANNSKPKPRSKSIPNPTLTSTLVPVSTANSNSNFKSHTNHREVSPNSNFTSSSTSKTNSSATKLLASHGRSHSVNDIKINGNQLKLAPMPVDDIVIGVKDMKAGSRAPIALSEEL
- the LOC117172375 gene encoding ankyrin repeat and SAM domain-containing protein 1A-like isoform X3 codes for the protein MNERDDAMRLLKGSVSTDRPRTLRRLRNVYAPTACGMGTGSDGGSERLDDGEISFRMTDRDRERDDKSLSIMSPFDEQEEWAKISEIMASFGTGLVRESVFVSELEKEFQTRLGLSSDTSSSPIVSTSVGQWLSSLGLADYESLFVNYGFDDLEFINGVLDEADLKDMGISSDQEMAVIMDATSLLHNRVEKRVTLHGQSVEDWLKGIHLDSYADTFKKHLYTDMDRVRRVWEVELAAVLEIQKPAHRKRILASVSGHSLRTQVRNGNGANLEDLNKDLNTLKTNIQQLKEEIREKLPEAPQGDGNVKVTGTNSTNTGTLRHRKNRPAPQPPKRPSSHNGAISAPEQLEIRAPSELLFGVPSTLKTQWRHHPKDLVTGCVTYVANYLGSTVVKELRGTESTKKSIQKLKKTCRDPRVIPDISLAISYRGVRFLNAQNNEPICEHEIRNIHCACQDADDLTHFAYITKDHASRTHFCHVFCVPTMDQATEVILTLGQAFEVAYQMALRDKLGSHAIRSHSANQLTSLVSSNVMNVNSSNSSERNQFLENNSSHNGNQNSVNANNSKPKPRSKSIPNPTLTSTLVPVSTANSNSNFKSHTNHREVHYGECYGF